Proteins encoded within one genomic window of Corvus moneduloides isolate bCorMon1 chromosome 20, bCorMon1.pri, whole genome shotgun sequence:
- the LOC116454109 gene encoding histone-lysine N-methyltransferase SETD1A-like: protein MTPPADPGRSRRAAGGGGGTATGTGHDRGGTGGAAAPVRVEPSPAQPSRAGSGWLLSRWDPASADGCPRCCRATLLLANQHQFFSGKLYVLLQ from the exons ATGACTCCGCCAGCTGATCCGGGACGGAGCCGGCGCGCGGCGGGGGGAGGCGGTGGCACCGCCACCGGCACCGGGCACGACCGCGGCGGCaccggcggggcggcggcgccggtCCGAGtcgagcccagcccagcccagcccagccgcGCAG GAAGCGGCTGGCTCCTGTCCAGGTGGGACCCTGCCAGTGCTGATGGATGCCCGAG ATGCTGCCGTGCCACCCTGCTCCTGGCTAACCAGCACCAGTTCTTCAGTGGCAAGCTTTATGTCCTTCTCCAGTAG